The region GCTGTTCGAGGTCCGCGTTGGTTGCGGTGATCACCCGCACGTCCACGGGCTGCGGCCGGTTTTCGCCGACCGGCATGATCTCGCCTTGCTCGAGAAAGCGCAGCAGCTTCGGTTGCACGTCGAGCGGCAAGTCGCCCACTTCATCGAGGAACAGGGTGCCGCCGGTCGCGGTGCGAATCAGGCCGGGCTGGTCCGAGACCGCGCCCGTGAACGAGCCACGGCGATGCCCGAACAGCTGGCTGTCCGCCAGTTCGCGGGTCGTGGTCGTGCAGTTGTACGGCAGGAAGGTGGCCGAGTTGCGCGACGAGCCCACGTGAATGGCCCGCGCCACCAGCTCTTTGCCGGTGCCGCTCTCGCCGGTGATGAGCACCGTGAGGTCGTTGCCCTGCAGCCGCTGGATTTGATCGACCACGCGGTGCATGGCGGCACTGGCGCAGAGGAACCCGGGCAGCAAGGGTTCGAGGGGCCGTTCCGTGGTCGAGTCCACCGGCGAGGCCGGCCGGTCGCGCACGCCGCACAGGTCGAAGCCCTGGCGGGCGACCGCCGCCATCATCCGGATGCGGCGTTGCAGTGGGTGGCCCAGCGTGCGCGGCACGGCAATCACGACCTGGCGCGGGCCGTCGGGTTCGCGGCCAATCGCTTCGACAATCAAACTGCCGCCGCCGTACGCGGCGCCTTGCGTGGCCAGCTTGGCCATGGCCGCCGCCGCGTCGGCATCCCCGCCCGCGAAGGCGACGACGCGGACCTCGCCACCGGGGAGTGCAGTGTAGACGACGGTGAGGTCGGCGGTGACCGCTTCGAGCAGGGTCGCCGCCAGCTCGCGCGCCAACAGGTCCGGCAACACCGCCGCATCCACCAGCCGCCGCACCAGGGCATCGTCGGCGTCGGCGGGCGAGCCGACGTACTCGCCGGTACCGGGTGGCTGGGCCGCCGCCATCTCCGATTGCACCTGCTCGAGGTCGCGGGTGGCGCCCAGGGCGCGAAACACCTCAGTGGCGTACTGGTAGTGGCGGTCCGCGGTCGAACGCGCGCCGGCCTTGGAGGCAAGGCGGGCCAGCGCCATCTGGCTGACCGCCGCCTGGTAGCGCTCGCCGACCAGTTCGAACACGCTCGAGCTTTGGGCGATGTCGTGGTACGCCTCGGTCGTGCGGGTCTGCCGCGCGCGCAGGTCGCCGCGCAGCCGCAGGAACTCGCCCCATGCGCCCGGTGTCGTGCGCGGGTCCAACCGCGATTGCACCTGCGTGAGGCGGTGTTCGGCCTCGTCCACGCGGCCCGCGGACAGCAGCGCTTCGGCGGCGATCAGCTCGGCCTCGATGGTTTCGGCGGGTGGGGCGTTGGTGGACTTGGCAATTTCGTCCGCAATGGCCAGCGCTTCGTCCGGCTGGCCGCGGCGCGTGGCGAGCCGCGCGGTGATCACCCGCAGCGACCATTCGTACCACCGGCTGGTGTTGCGGCCGTACGCGCCGTACGCTTCGGCGGCGCGGCGCAGGTACTCCGCCGCGTTCTCGTAGTCGCCGCGCATGAGCGACATCTGCGCCAGCGTGTCGTAGACCGCGCCGGTCGTTTCGTGGAACTGCATGGCGCTGCGCACCTCCAGCGCGCGGTGCAGCACGGTGTCGGCGCGATCCAGGCTGCCGACGCGCACGCAGATCTGCCCGAGCGTGGCGAGGGCGACCGACAGGCCCGGCCCCTGGCCCAGGCCCTCGTGCAGCTTGACGGCGCGCTCGGCCAGCGCCAGGGCCTGTTCGTAGCGGTGCCGAATCAACGCGACGTTGGCCTGGTTGCCATACACCGTCGCGAGCACATCGTCAGCCTGCAGCAGTGACGCCATGCGTTCG is a window of Acidobacteriota bacterium DNA encoding:
- a CDS encoding sigma 54-interacting transcriptional regulator, whose translation is MANAALQPVIARANTALERGQAVATIDLLAPLLHTPSALTRDDELAVRVMLAESYLLQGDLAQAGTVLGRSPDTIRESLPQVLHSNLWRLHGRVAFARGEQSRAIALHNRALKQAEIAHDSRAIGLAHFYLGQCYRQVGDMAIVREHIAEAAAALHAAGDRRHLAMVHSLSAVMLAQTGRYDEANAALRQAERMASLLQADDVLATVYGNQANVALIRHRYEQALALAERAVKLHEGLGQGPGLSVALATLGQICVRVGSLDRADTVLHRALEVRSAMQFHETTGAVYDTLAQMSLMRGDYENAAEYLRRAAEAYGAYGRNTSRWYEWSLRVITARLATRRGQPDEALAIADEIAKSTNAPPAETIEAELIAAEALLSAGRVDEAEHRLTQVQSRLDPRTTPGAWGEFLRLRGDLRARQTRTTEAYHDIAQSSSVFELVGERYQAAVSQMALARLASKAGARSTADRHYQYATEVFRALGATRDLEQVQSEMAAAQPPGTGEYVGSPADADDALVRRLVDAAVLPDLLARELAATLLEAVTADLTVVYTALPGGEVRVVAFAGGDADAAAAMAKLATQGAAYGGGSLIVEAIGREPDGPRQVVIAVPRTLGHPLQRRIRMMAAVARQGFDLCGVRDRPASPVDSTTERPLEPLLPGFLCASAAMHRVVDQIQRLQGNDLTVLITGESGTGKELVARAIHVGSSRNSATFLPYNCTTTTRELADSQLFGHRRGSFTGAVSDQPGLIRTATGGTLFLDEVGDLPLDVQPKLLRFLEQGEIMPVGENRPQPVDVRVITATNADLEQRVAEGKFREDLYYRLSVIRIHVPPLRQRREEIPHLTTFFLREASDRLGKPDMQLSAEVLDLFAQYFWPGNVRQLRNEVQRAVAMAPAGGTIGPEHLSADLTAAATPASSASSGGRVSLRGGQTLASVVDEIERDLIREMMTRHRGNISETARALGLTRRGLYLKLRRLGIEGGPEVNTK